A window of Xiphophorus hellerii strain 12219 chromosome 19, Xiphophorus_hellerii-4.1, whole genome shotgun sequence contains these coding sequences:
- the erich1 gene encoding glutamate-rich protein 1: MAHRKEVFKSKVLQKLYPAITTQGKEQNLSAISEDQATTTHVKRTCGEENAFGDAEMPQNAASQCRRMYTVLPPPQGYNVHAEKSVTLFQLESVNREEDPTEESVHRSNEEEDEEKEVEDREAEDQKRRRRRKKKKPGPSQDSGKDGPPVSDGSGQSQVAVDKGSEHISRNKKRKLKKKRHKEKLLSLGLMPRAAALEFTYSRDEEEEEDSQRKAAEVSEFLKTTLEIYSSDSSPRGIKIPHLSATVDGLLRCLESGSNPNSVLNKLYSLKKLIQQNQAQSLETALAELNNDAYMSEEEANAVVSLFKYWITEILPMQRDKETRLPTTQQ; encoded by the exons ATGGCACACAGAAAGGAAG TGTTTAAATCAAAGGTTCTCCAGAAGCTCTATCCTGCAATTACCACTCAGGGAAAGGAGCAAAACTTATCAGCCATTTCAGAAGATCAGGCCACAACAACCCATGTGAAAAGAACATGTGGAGAAGAAAATGCATTTG GAGATGCAGAGATGCCACAAAATGCAGCCAGTCAATGCCGCCGGATGTACACAGTCCTACCTCCTCCTCAAGGCTACAATGTACATGCAGAGAAATCTGTGACACTCTTCCAGCTTGAAAGCGTAAACCGTGAAGAAGATCCTACTG AGGAAAGTGTGCATAGGAGCaatgaagaggaagatgaagaaaagGAGGTGGAAGACCGGGAGGCGGAAGACcagaaaaggagaagaagaagaaaaaagaagaagccaGGCCCTTCTCAAGACTCTGGGAAAGATGGCCCTCCGGTGAGCGACGGGTCAGGTCAGAGTCAGGTGGCAGTGGACAAAGGAAGCGAGCACATTAGCAGGAACAAGAAGAGAAAGCTGAAGAAGAAGAGGCACAAAGAGAAGTTGCTGTCCTTAGGACTGATGCCCCGTGCTGCTGCTCTGGAGTTCACTTACAGtagagatgaagaggaggaggaagatagCCAGAGAAAAGCTGCTGAGGTGTCAGAGTTCCTGAAGACAACACTGGAAATCTATTCGTCAGACT cCTCTCCTCGTGGAATCAAGATTCCTCATCTTTCTGCTACAGTGGATGGCCTTCTAAGGTGTCTAGAAAGCGGATCTAACCCAAACTCTGTTCTCAACAAGCTGTACAGtcttaaaaaattaattcaacaGAATCAAGCTCAAAGTCTAGAAACGGCACTCGCAGAGCTCAACAACGACGCCTATATGTCTGAAG AGGAAGCCAATGCTGTTGTTTCCCTGTTCAAATACTGGATCACAGAGATTCTTCCTATGCAGAGAGACAAGGAGACAAGACTTCCAACCACACAGCAATAA